Genomic segment of Aliarcobacter trophiarum LMG 25534:
TATATTTGCAAGATAGTTCCACTGATCATGAAAAATCTTTTTCTTATTAATATCTAAAAAAACTGTACTATTTTTATCTCTATACTTTAACTGCAAAGGTAGTTCTATATATGAACCTAATTTTTCTTTTGTTGAAAACTCACTATTTGGATAGAGTTTTGCACTAATGTTTGCTTTTTTTTGTAAAAAATATACAAAGCTATATGAGATTTTTGAACTTATCTTTTCTTCAAAAAATATCCAAGCAAAAATTGACTTATATGAACTTAAAGAGTATGAAGCTGGAATATTTAACTCACTTAAAGCCCTTTGAAGTTTAAAAACATCTTCACTATTTAACTCCAAAACAACATAAGAGCACTCTTGATTTCTATCTATTAAATATGAAGCTAAAAAGATATTTCCTCTTAAATGTTCTTCTAAATCTTTATTTGTAAGAGGCAAAAAGTCATCACCCATAAATGTTTTAGTAACAGCAGAGAAGCCCTCTTTACTTCCATCTTTACTCTTCCACTTTTTTGCATATATATCAGCTCTATTTACAAAAGTTTCTCTAAATAGATCTATTTTTTCATCTTTTGTAAACCTTTTTCTATCTAATACTTTTTGATTTTTTATATGCTCTTCTAGCTCTTTTATCTTTGTTTCTAGTTGTTGTTTCTGAAAATATAGCTCTTCTAACTCTTTCTCAACACTTCTCATAAGATATTAGCTCCAAAAATCTCTCAACAACCAAAAAAGAGCCAAAAACTAAATACTCGTTTTCCAAATCCATTGATAGCTTTTCAATCTCAACAATTTGCAACTTTTTTATACACTTTTGTAAAATATCTTTTTTTACAATTCGTTTATCATCTAAATCTAAAATAAAAATCTCTTTTACAATTGGTTTTAATACTTTTAAAACTTCTTCATAATCTTTATCTTCGTAAGAGTTATAAATTAGAGTTATTTGTCTATTTTTAAACTCCTCTTTTATAACTTTTGCTGCCAAAGAGTTATGTCCAACATCAATATATAAGTTTTTTGCAATTTTTTGACATCTTCCAAAAAGTGGAGTTGTGTTAAAAATCTCAAGATTTATAGGATTATTCCTAAAAAATGGCAACTCTTCTAAACATCTAATACAAAGTGCCAAATTTCTTTTTAGATATGAAGCAAAAACAAAATCATAATCTATATCAAAATTTTCAACTTTTAGAATTTCAATATCTCTATTAAACTCTTGTTTTAACTCATCTTTTACTTTTTCTGCAACTTTAAAAACCTCTTTAAACTCTTGATAACCTATTATCATCTTTGCATTTGTTGCTCTCATTTTTGTTTTTGCAATTTTTTCTATACTATCTCCCAAAAAAGAGATATGATCTAGTCCAATAGTTGTAATTAAACTTATATCATTTTTTACAACATTTGTAGCATCAAACTCACCACCTAGTCCAGCTTCAAGTACCAAATAGTCACAATCTTTACTTAAATAAAGAGCTAAAAGTGTTGTATATTCAAAATATGTAAGCTTTTGAAGTAAACCTTCATCATAAATATTAATTAAGAAATTATGAGCATTTTGTAGTAAATTATCACTAACATCAGCTCCATTTATCCAAATCCGTTCATTAAACTTTTTTATATGTGGAGAGCTATAATGTAGGGTTTTAAATCCAGTTTTATATAAATAATGAGATAGAAATCTTCCTGTGCTTCCTTTTCCATTTGTTCCAACAATATGAATAACAAATGGAATTTTTATCTCTTTTTCCAAAATAGAGAAAGCTTTATTTACAAAGCTAAAATCTATTTTGTCATAATACATAGTTTTATGTTCTAAAAAACCACTTAAAGATTTTGTTTTTAAACTCATTTTTATTGAAAAGAACCAACTGCAACTCTTGAAAGCAAGTCAGTAACTGCCATATCACTAGCTTTACTTATAGCTTCAAATCTTTGTGTATCATTTATAGTAGTTCCAATATCTATAGCAAAATCATATTCTCCATCAACTGTAAAACTCTTTGTTTTTGATGTCGATTTATCTAAATATTTAACTCCCAATACAACTTTTGCTTTATATAGTTTATTATATCCATCTTTGTCATACTGTAAAGTAGAGAAACTAACACTTGAAATTCTTAAGTCCATTATAATATCAGCTTCTACTTCACTATCAACCATATTTGAACCAACTCTTTGAATTAGAATTTTTGTAACAGCATCTTTTACTAAAACAGAGTTTTTTGGATCTGCTGGACTTACATCCAATCTTACATATAAATCTTTTCCTAGCTCTTGTTTTGCATAATATGTAGATGGTCTATATCCACAAGCTACAAAAAATAGAGCCACAAATATGACAAATAGTGATTTTGTAACTCTCATTTTATACCTTGATTACTATATTTACTAATTTTTTTGGAACAACAATCTCTTTTAAAATAGTTGCACCTTCAAGCCACTTTTTAGCTTCACTTTTTGCAATATCTAAAACCTCTTCATTTGTAGCATTTATACTAACTTCAATTTCAGCTCTTTTTTTACCATTTATTGTAACTGCTAAAACTATACTATCTTGTACAAACACTTCATTTTTTATCTCTAAAGGTTTTGAAAAATTCTCTAAATTAAAGTATCTATTTGATAACTCCCAACTAGTATGTGGAATAATTGGCTCCAATATATTTGTCAAAATATAGTAAGCTTCTGCCCAAATAGCCTCATTTTTTTGAGCTTGTAAAGAGTTCATAGCTTCCATACAAGAAGCTATTAGAGTATTAAAAGCATAAGTCTTATTTAAAACCTCATTTGATTTTTGTAAAGCCTCATAAACTTTCTTTCTAGCCTCTTTCTCCTCTTTGTTTAAAGAGTTTTGATCTATACTCTTAAAATTTTCAAGACCTGTTTGTGTTATATTGCTAGCTCTTTCATAAAATCTTTTTATAAATTTATAAGCCCCTTCAACAGCACTATCATTCCACTCTAGCTCTTTTGTAGGAGGTGCTGCAAAAAGGATAAACATTCTTGCTGTATCAGCTCCATACTTCTCAACAAGCATATCTGGATCTACAACATTTCCCTTGCTTTTACTCATTTTTGCACCATCTTTTAAAACCATTCCTTGAGTAAGTAGATTTTTAAATGGCTCACTTGAGTTTGTATATCCTAAATCTTTTAAAACTTTTGTGAAAAATCTTGCATATAAAAGGTGTAAAATAGCATGTTCTATTCCTCCAATATATTGATCAATATCCATCCAATAATCACTATCTTCTTTAGAAATTCCCTCTTCTTGCCACTTTTTATAATTTGTAGCATATCTTAAAAAATACCATGATGATTGCACAAAAGTATCTAAAGTATCTGTTTCTCTTGTAGCTTTTTCTCCACATTTAGGACAAATACAATTTTTCCAAGTAGGATGTGAATCTAATGGATTTCCTTCACCTGTAATTTCTACATCATCAGGAAGAGAGACAGGAAGATTTTCTATTTTTTCAGGCACTAAACCACAAGCTTTACAATGTACAAAAGGAATAGGAGCTCCCCAATATCTCTGTCTTGAAACTCCCCAATCTCTCAATTTATAATTTATTTTTCTATTTCCAAAAGAGTTTTGCTCAAAATGATAAATAATAGCCTGTTTTGCATCTTGGCTTTTTAGATTTGAGAAAGCTTCACTATTTATCAAAACTCCATCTTCTACATATGCCTCTTTTTGTTTCTCTATAAAGCCATTTTCTCCAACGATAACTTGTTTTATTGGTAAATCATATTTTAAAGCAAACTCAAAATCTCTTTGGTCATGAGCTGGAACTGCCATAACTGCGCCATCACCATAAGAACTTAATACAAAATTTGCAACCCAAATTGGAATAGTTTGTCCAGTTAGTGGATGAATTGCCTCAATTTCTAAATCCACCCCCTCTTTCTCTTGCATAGCTCTATCTTTTTGTGCAATTTTTTGCATATTTCTAATAGCATTTAACTTATTTTTTGGTAATAGCTCTTTTTCCACTAAATATTTTACTATAGGATGCTCAGGAGCTAAAGCAGTATATGATACGCCATAAATAGTATCAGGTCTTGTTGTAAATACACTAAAACTTGCAAACATTTTATCAAGTTTTGCCCTTGTCTCTTTTGTAACATCAAATTTAAACTCTAAGCCCTCGCTTCTTCCAATCCAGTTCTCTTGCATAGTTAAAACTTGTGAAGGCCATGAGTTTTCAAGTAGTTTTAAATCATCAAGTAAAGTTTGCGCATATTTTGTAATTGCAATATAATATCCAGGCATCTCTCTTTGAACAACTTCATTATCACATCTCCAACAACAGCCCTCAACAACTTGCTCATTTGCCAAAACAGTTTGACAATCATTACACCAGTTAAGAGCTGCATTTTTTCTATACAAAATTCCAGCTTCATACATTTTAATAATAAACTCTTGCTCAAATTTTGTATAGAGTTCATCACTAGTTGCAAACTCTTGATTTTTACTAAAAGATAGTCCTAAACTTCTTAACTCTTCTCTCATATAATCAATATTTTCATAAGTCCACTTTTTTGGGTGAAGCTTATTTTTAATTGCTGCATTTTCAGCAGGCATTCCAAAACTATCCCACCCAATAGGATGAAGAACATTGAAACCATTTTTTCTAAAATGCCTAGCAAAGGCGTCGCCTAAACAGTAGTTTCTTACATGTCCCATATGAATTCTTCCACTAGGATATGGGAACATACTTAAAATATATTTCTTTGGTTTTGAAAAATCATAACTTGGTTCAAAAGAGCTATTGTCTATCCAAAATTTTTGCCACTTTTTTTCAATATCTTTTGCCAAATACTCCATTAATACTCATCCTTCTCTCTATTTTTTGCACTTTCAATCATAGAAAGTATCATTGAAACTATATTTGCAATAACTGCACCAATAGCAAGTCCAATTACCAACTTCATATTCCCTGTAAAAACAAATACCAAAAATGCAGGAATTAAGTGTAAATCGGCAACTAAAGAACTAGCCAAAAGCTCAGCAGCTAAAAGATTTTTTACACCAATTTTTAAAATTGTAGAGATAACATTAACTCCAGCTGCTACAAAAAGAGCTATAACATTTGGTTCATATAAAAACCCAGCAGTTGTTGTTAAAGACATCATTGTCAAAAAAATATAGGTTACCTTGCCCCAGTCCATTTTTTTCCTTTTAACTGTTTAATATAAAGTAAGTATGTTATCTAAAATTGCATAAAAAACTAATTTTTACCTCTATTTCAATATTAATTTTAACATTACAGCACTTTTTTAATTAACTTTAGATAATATTGACTAATTTTTTTTTAGGAAAACAAATGGATTTATCTGTACTGTTGGGGTTAATAGGTGCTATAACATCTATTTCTGTAGGAGTTATCCTTGAAGGTGGGAATCCAGCTGGAGTTCTTCACATCTCTTCATTTATTATTGTTATTCCAACTGCTATGCTAGCAGCAGTTGTTGCAACAGATTCAAAATATGTAAAAGCAGCATTTAAAGAGTTTAAAAATATCTTCAAAAAATCACCTGTAAATTTTGAAGCAAGAATTGATGAACTTGTTGAATATGCAATTACAGTAAAGAAACAAGGGGTTTTAGCTTTAGAAAAAGATGTTCAAGGTTTAGATCATCAATTCTTAAAAGAGGCCTTAAGTATGGTTGTTGATGGTAGCAAAGAGGAGCAAATAGAAGAGCAATTAGAACCAGTAATCGAAGCAACAGAAGAGTATTATCATGGAGCTAGTCACTTTTGGCTACATGCTGGTGAAACATCTCCTACTATTGGTCTTGTTGGTGCTGTTTTTGGTCTAATTTTAGCTCTACAAAAACTAGACGATCCTCCTGCTATGGCAGCTGGAATTGCTGGTGCATTTACAGCAACGGTTATGGGAATTGCTGGTTCATATATTTTTTTAGGACCTTGGGGAGTTAAATTAAAAGCAAAAGGGCATATAGTAGTAAAAGAGCAATACTTAATTCTTGCTGCTTGTAAAGGAATGGCAAGAGGCGATGCCCCTGGTGAATTAAAATTGAAGTTATCAAAAATGGTAACTCCTATGCCTTTATAGGTTTTTTTAATGTCAAAAAAGAAAAAGTGTGAATGCCCAGCTGGAGAGAAATGGGCTGTTCCATATGCAGACTTTTTGAGTCTTCTTTTAGCACTTTTTATAGCTTTATATGCTTTGGCATCTGTGAATATAGAGAAACAAAAAGCTTTAAAAGAGGAGTTTATAAAAATTTATAAGTTTCCTAGTGCAAATATAGTTGAGGAGCAATCTAAACAAGAAAAAGCTATGACTGACAATCCATCTGATGATACACAAGAGGGTAAAAAAGTTATAGTTCATACTTTAGAAAATCCTCAAGATCAAGAACAGATAAAAGAGAAGGGTGCAAACTTAATTGAGCTACCAGATGGCTCTTTAATGAGTGTTCCAGCACATTTAGTTTTTGAAAATGGGAAAGCAGAAATAACATCTGTTTTTGCAAATGATTTCTTAACTAACCTAGCAGAGCTTATAAATGCTATGCCTGAAGATACAGAGATAAATGTAAAAGGTTTTGCTCAAGATAGCGAGATTAGAAGTTCAAGATTTAAAGATGCATTAGAGCTTTCAACTGCTAGAGCAAATAATGTGATAAGAGAGTTAATAAAACATAATGTAAAAGCTTCAAGGCTTTATTCAAGTGGTTTTGGTAGTAATAAAACTTCAACTCTAAAAGATAAAAGTGTTGTTGTATTTGAACTTCATACAAATGGTGATGTTCAAAGTGAAGAGGATTTAAATCTAGAATCAATTTTTAAGAAAATGAAAGAGTAATGCAAAATAAAAAAAGGTTTCAAACTCTTCTTCCTGAATCTAAAAAAAAATGCTGTTTTTTAAAGTTTATAGACTTTGAACCAATTGTTAAATATGGTTCAATCTCTATAATATTACTATCTATTTTTATTCAATCTTCAAATATAATTCAAAATAAAAACTCGATATTAAGTATTTTTTCACTATTTTTTAATCTATTTTTTCTATTAATTATTTTACAAAAATTAGAGATGATAAAAATAAACTTTTTAAATATTTATATAAAAAGCTCTTTACAGTTCTTAATATTCATATATATTTTAAACTCTTTTCTTTATCTTTTTGTTGATAACTCTATTTACTCTTACATATATGCACCAATAAATCTTTTTGGTGCATATTTCATCTTTTTACTTTTAAAAAAAGATGAAATTATTTAAATAAGTTTTTCAAAGCATCTCTTCTATCTTGAATAGAGCTTGGATTTTTATTTATCTGGCTATCTTCTTTTGGACTATCATCTAAAACTACATTAAATAGTATATATACAGCAATAAATAAAACAACTATAATTAAAAGTAAACCTTTAATATAATTATCCATAAGTTCTTAAACTCTTCCTTGTTCATACATAGCTCTTAATTTCTCTTTCTCTTTTCTATTTGCCGCTTTTATAGCTTGTTTACTTCTATAACTATCTGTATTAAATCCTAAGAATTTAATAAATGGAGAAACCACAAAAATAGATGAGTAAGTACCTATTATAATTCCAACAAATAGTGTAAATGAAAAGGCATATATAATCTCTCCACCAAATATAAGCATAGTAAGAACTGCTAATTGTGTTGTAGAAGAAGTAAGAACTGTTCTTGATAGAGTTCTACTTACTGAATCATTAATTAAAGCATCTAAATCTCGCTCTTTTGTAATTTGTAAGCTCTCTCTAATCCTATCATTTACAATTATTGTATCATTTATTGTATATCCTACTAAAGTTAAAATAGCAGCAATCATATCAAGATTTACATCAATTTTAAATAGACTAATAAGCCCCAAAGTAATAATAACATCATGAATAAGTCCAATAATCGAAGCAATAGCAAATCTCCACTCAAATCGTGCCGCAATATAAATAAGCATTGCTAATAAAGCCATAGATAAAGCCATAATACCTTTTTCTCTAAGCTCTGCTCCAACTTTTGCTCCAACCATATCTATTTTTCTAATTTCAAAATTTCCTGTTGGTACCAAAATCTTATTCATCTCATCACTAATATCATTTGTAACACTACTTGAACTTCCTGTAAATCTTATAGTTATCTCTTCTTTTGTTCCAAACTCTGTCACATTTGAACCAGCATATTTACTATTTTCCAGAACTTCTCTTATTTTATCCAAAGGTGCAGCCTTGTCATATTTTACTTGAACAATAGTTCCACCCACAAAATCAATTCCATAATTTAAACCTCTTGTAAGAAGTAAAAATATTGAAGCAACAATTAAAATTCCAGAAATTGACAAAAAGGCGATTTTTTTACCCATAAAATCATATGTTTTATTGTTATTAAAAATTTCCATTATGCTACTCCAAACCATTTTTTATTATTTTTATCTTTTGCAATCTTTGACATAATTGCTTGATAAATACCATGTGTTCCCAGAATAGATGTAAGCATTGAAGTCAAAATTCCAATAGAGATAGTAACTGCAAAACCTTTTATAGCTCCACTTCCATAAGCATATAAAACAATAGCAACTAAAAAAGTTGTAATATTTCCATCCATAATAGCTCTAATAGCATTTGAGTATCCATCTTCAATTGCCTTATGAACACTAGCTCCTGTTCTTAAAACTTCTCTAATTCTCTCATTTATAATAACATTTGCATCAATTGCCATACCCAATGTAAGAATAATTCCAGCCATCCCAGGAAGTGTTAAAGTAGCACCAAAAAGAGCAATTACTGCTAAAAGAATAAATACATTTGCAAGTAAAGCGATATTTGCAATAATCCCAGCTCTTCTATAATAAAATATCATAAATAAAAAAATCAAAATAGTACCAGAAACTAAAGCTATCATTGAGGCTTTTATACTATCAGCACCCAAAGATGGTCCTACACTTCTTTTTTCTAGCAAATTCACACTAGCTAATAATGCCCCACTTCTAAGTGCAATAGCAACGTTTCCAGCTTCTTGTACTGTAAATCCACCACTTATTTGTCCACTTCCTCCACCAATTCTCTCATTTATATTTGGTGCAGAATAAACTTTTCCATCAAGTACAATTGCAAGTCTTTTTCCTACACTCTTAGCCGTAAAATCACCAAAAATTCTAGCTCCTGCACTATTTAAAGTAAAGTTAATAATTGGTTGATTTGATTGGCTAAAAGCAACTTGTGCATCAACTATTTGGCTACCATCTAAAATTGGTATCTCTTTTACAAGATACTTTTTATTACTATCATTTGTATCTTCTAAAATAACATCACCAAAAGCTGTTGCCTCTTTGCTTGTCATTTGATAAACTCTATCCATTCTATCTTCATCAACTGCCATAAGCTCTAGTTTTGCAGCCTTAGATATTAAATCTCTTGCTGCTTTTTCATCTTGTGCTGTTTTAATCCCAGGAAGTTGAACAACTATATCACTATCTCCTTGTCTTATAACAGTTGGCTCACTAAGTCCAAATTGGTCAAGTCTATTTCTAATAGTCTCAACTGCTTGAACTACAGAGTACTCTTTTGTTTTTACTATCTCTTCGCTTGAAAGAGAGACTTTATACTCTAAATCCTCTTTAGCTATATCTAAACCTTTTATCTCTTTAAGCATCTTATCCATTTTAGCAATTTCATCACTATCTAAAATAGAAAAATAAATAGAGTTATCATTTACAGTTAATCCATCTATTAGTAACTCTTCATCATCACTAAAATATTTAATAGCTGTTGCTATTGATTTTAGTTTTGAAGCCACTGCTTCTTCAGTATTTACACCTAAAAGCATATGAAGTCCACCTTGAAGGTCAAGTCCTAGATTTACTTTTTTTCCATAATCTGTTTGCATTAAAGAGGGAAATGAGAAAACAACACCAAATATAATACTAATTAGAAAAATTGTGAGTTTAAAATTAAAAATTTTCAATATAAGTCCTTATCTATAGGGAATTTAAGATATGAAAATCATATCTTAAATCATAAATTATTCAGTAATAAGTCTAGCAACGAACTCTTTAGCAAGTTTCATTTCAGAATTATCACTATTTTTTACTACGAAAAATGTCTCTTCTGCTTTTACTACTTCTACCATTAAGCCACCATTTGTTACAATCTTATCACCTTTTTTTAAGTTAGTGATCATCTCTTTATGAGCCTTTGCTTGTTTTTGTTGTGGTCTAATTATTAAAAAATAGAATATTGCAAAAAGTGCAACCAGAGGTAGTAATGAAGTCAATAAATCGTTTTGCATCGAATTTCCTTTTTTGGGAGGTTTAGTATGTTTTTATTAAAAACCCAATATTTTAACAAAAATTTAATAATAAAAGGCTTGATTACAGCTTGTTTACTTAGCTCTTTTATATATTTATCATATTTGAGTTTCGAAAGTAAACTAATTGATACTATATTTGGACTTGCTGGAGTATATCTTTTATTGACAATTCCTAGAGTTTCACTTTTTTATACAGGTTTCTTTACAGGACTTTTTTGGTGTTACTGGATGGGTATTAGCTTACAATACTATGATATTAGCTATATAGCTCCTTTTTTACTTTTTGGAATTGGTCTTGTTTTTGGAACAATATTTGCTCTTTTTGCAGCTATTGATAAGCTCTCTTTTAGAATTTTAATGATTTTTGGATTTTTATTTATCTCTCCATTTGGTTTTAACTGGCTAAAGCTGGAACTTATTTTTATAAACTCTTACATAAGTACAACAAAACTCTCATTTTTCCTAATTCTTCTATCATTTTATCTACTAATTAAACTAAAAAGAGCAAAAATTATAGCTATTTTACCGCTTCTTTTTACTATACATAGTGAAAATGGTGAATTCATAGATACTCCAAAAGCAAAAATTTATATGCCACAAATGTATATAGAACAATCTTTAAAATGGAATAAAGATTACTTAAATACCCTAAATAATGAGAATTTTAAACAAATCTTTGATGCAATAGATAAAGGTTACACTTTAGTTGTTTTGCCAGAAACAGCATTTTCAGTTGCACTAAATAAATACCCTAGCTTAAACAATATGCTTTTAGAGTTATCAAATGAGATAGATATTGTAACAGGAGCATTATATGTAGAAGATAATCAAATTTTTAATGCTTCATACTTTTATAGTAAAAATAGTGTTCAAGTTGCAAAGAAAGTTGTTCTTGTACCATTTGGAGAAGAGATACCCCTTCCTAAATTTTTTGTTGATTTAATAAATAATACTTTTTATAATGGTGCTAGTGACTACTCAAAGGCTACAACTCCTACTGATTTTATAATTAAAGGAGAAAAATATAGAAATGCAATATGCTATGAAGGGACTACTGATAAAATATTTGAAGAGTTAAATGACACAAAATATATGATTATGATTTCAAACAATGCTTGGTTTACTCCATCTATAGAGCCAACCCTACAGCATCTTCTTTTAAAATATTACTCCAAAAAATATGGAGTTACTATTTTTCATGTAGCAAATGGAAGCAAAAATAGAATATATAGACCTTAAATGATGATAATCAAACTATTTTACAAAATTCTTCAAAATAGAGGATTTTATCTCCTCTTTTGAAATATTTTCTCTTATTTGTAAATCAAGTGCAAAATTTAACATATTTCTAAAATCACAACTTGGAGAAAAACCTAACTCTAGTAAATCAACCCCCATAATATGCGGTTTTAGTGCCCTATTTAAAATATCAAACTCTTCACATTTTTTTATAATACTAGATAGATTCTTATTCTTAAATGCAAGCTCAATCAAAATCAAATCTTCCAAAACTACTCTTAAAGATTGTTTTTTTAAACTTATATAATCATCTTCCAAACTCTCTTTAAGTAAAGAGTTTATTGAGCTTAAAAATTTTTTATCACAACTTATTTTTGATAAAAACTCCAAAACTTCATCCTCTTTTTCACCTCTTAACAATATAGTAAAAAATAAAACTAATGCTCTTTTTTCTTCAAACTCTCTATTTTCTAAGATCTTTGATAATCTATTTATAGCCCTATATTTTCCAAAAAAAGAGATTTTAAATATTTTAAGCTCATCTAAAAGCTTAAGCCCAATACTGGGTTTTTTTGATTTCAAAAATAGTTTTTTTAACTCTTCAAAAACTCTCTCCCTTGATAAATTATCAAGTTCATCACTTTTCACAATATCTTTTAAAAGATGTTTTGTCTTTTTTGTTATTTTAAAATTAAATCTTGAAGCAAAACCAATTGCTCTAAAAACTCGTAAACTATCCTCTACAAAACTCTTTTTATCTATATATCTTATTTTTCTTTTTTTTAAATCTTTTAAACCTAAGAAAGGGTCTATAAAACTATTTTTAAAGTAGTCATAATATATAGCATTTATAGTAAAGTCACGCCTCTTTGCAGCTTTTTTTATACTTAAATCTGAAAAAAGCTTTACTTCAAAACTTTTATGTGTTTTACCTACTTTTTTCTCTACTCTAGGTATAGAAAAATCACACTCTATACCATTTTCTTCTATTTTTAAAACACCAAAAGTTTTTCCAACTTCAATAACTTTTGTATGTTTTTCTAAAATAGTTCTTAACTCTTCCAAACTATTTAAACCAAAAACTTCAATATCAAAATCTTTAATCTCTTTGTTCAAAAGAAAATCTCTCACACAACCACCTACAAAATAAGGCTTATATGAACTATTTTTTAAATCTTCTAAAATACCAATTAAAAAATTTGGTATATTAAATGTTTGTTTGTAAAGAGATATTTTTTGGATAAGCAATAATAATTCCAACTTCATCAAATTTTGTTTTAATCTCTTCTAGAAGTTCGCTTCTTAAAGAACCAAAATCAGAAGATTTTGCCCAAACACTAACACTTATTTTTATACTATCAAGTGCCAAATCAGATACAGAAATACCAACTCCTTTATCTTTTAAAACTTTTGAATTTGACTCTATAATATTTGCTAAAACTTCTTTTACCTGTTTTATACTATTTTCATACGAAATAGCAACAACAATATCAACCCTTCTTGTATCATTTGCATTTACATTTGTGATGCTTCCACTTGTAATTTTTGAATTTGGTACAATTATTTTTTGATTGTCAGCAGTTAAAAATATAGTATTAAATATAGTTACTTCTGTAACAGTTCCACTAACTCCACCAGCAAGTACACTATCTCCAGCTTTAAATGGTTTAAATAGAACTATCATAACACCTGAAGCAAAATTCCCCAAAGAGTCTTTTAGTGCCAAACCAACAGCCAAACCAGCAGCTCCCAAAATAGCTAAAAATGAAGTAGTTTCAACTCCCAACTTATTTAAAGCGGCAATAA
This window contains:
- the secD gene encoding protein translocase subunit SecD — protein: MKIFNFKLTIFLISIIFGVVFSFPSLMQTDYGKKVNLGLDLQGGLHMLLGVNTEEAVASKLKSIATAIKYFSDDEELLIDGLTVNDNSIYFSILDSDEIAKMDKMLKEIKGLDIAKEDLEYKVSLSSEEIVKTKEYSVVQAVETIRNRLDQFGLSEPTVIRQGDSDIVVQLPGIKTAQDEKAARDLISKAAKLELMAVDEDRMDRVYQMTSKEATAFGDVILEDTNDSNKKYLVKEIPILDGSQIVDAQVAFSQSNQPIINFTLNSAGARIFGDFTAKSVGKRLAIVLDGKVYSAPNINERIGGGSGQISGGFTVQEAGNVAIALRSGALLASVNLLEKRSVGPSLGADSIKASMIALVSGTILIFLFMIFYYRRAGIIANIALLANVFILLAVIALFGATLTLPGMAGIILTLGMAIDANVIINERIREVLRTGASVHKAIEDGYSNAIRAIMDGNITTFLVAIVLYAYGSGAIKGFAVTISIGILTSMLTSILGTHGIYQAIMSKIAKDKNNKKWFGVA
- the yajC gene encoding preprotein translocase subunit YajC; the protein is MQNDLLTSLLPLVALFAIFYFLIIRPQQKQAKAHKEMITNLKKGDKIVTNGGLMVEVVKAEETFFVVKNSDNSEMKLAKEFVARLITE
- a CDS encoding apolipoprotein N-acyltransferase; protein product: MFLLKTQYFNKNLIIKGLITACLLSSFIYLSYLSFESKLIDTIFGLAGVYLLLTIPRVSLFYTGFFTGLFWCYWMGISLQYYDISYIAPFLLFGIGLVFGTIFALFAAIDKLSFRILMIFGFLFISPFGFNWLKLELIFINSYISTTKLSFFLILLSFYLLIKLKRAKIIAILPLLFTIHSENGEFIDTPKAKIYMPQMYIEQSLKWNKDYLNTLNNENFKQIFDAIDKGYTLVVLPETAFSVALNKYPSLNNMLLELSNEIDIVTGALYVEDNQIFNASYFYSKNSVQVAKKVVLVPFGEEIPLPKFFVDLINNTFYNGASDYSKATTPTDFIIKGEKYRNAICYEGTTDKIFEELNDTKYMIMISNNAWFTPSIEPTLQHLLLKYYSKKYGVTIFHVANGSKNRIYRP
- a CDS encoding CCA tRNA nucleotidyltransferase — protein: MLIQKISLYKQTFNIPNFLIGILEDLKNSSYKPYFVGGCVRDFLLNKEIKDFDIEVFGLNSLEELRTILEKHTKVIEVGKTFGVLKIEENGIECDFSIPRVEKKVGKTHKSFEVKLFSDLSIKKAAKRRDFTINAIYYDYFKNSFIDPFLGLKDLKKRKIRYIDKKSFVEDSLRVFRAIGFASRFNFKITKKTKHLLKDIVKSDELDNLSRERVFEELKKLFLKSKKPSIGLKLLDELKIFKISFFGKYRAINRLSKILENREFEEKRALVLFFTILLRGEKEDEVLEFLSKISCDKKFLSSINSLLKESLEDDYISLKKQSLRVVLEDLILIELAFKNKNLSSIIKKCEEFDILNRALKPHIMGVDLLELGFSPSCDFRNMLNFALDLQIRENISKEEIKSSILKNFVK
- a CDS encoding mechanosensitive ion channel family protein: MSIEENIVEQNVEQLTRDFKSFIPDNVMELLISYSISFVVAVLIFFIGKWISKSLVKLLGRALRKVGGVDETLVKFLENIVYYALLTVVIIAALNKLGVETTSFLAILGAAGLAVGLALKDSLGNFASGVMIVLFKPFKAGDSVLAGGVSGTVTEVTIFNTIFLTADNQKIIVPNSKITSGSITNVNANDTRRVDIVVAISYENSIKQVKEVLANIIESNSKVLKDKGVGISVSDLALDSIKISVSVWAKSSDFGSLRSELLEEIKTKFDEVGIIIAYPKNISLQTNI